A window of Salvelinus sp. IW2-2015 unplaced genomic scaffold, ASM291031v2 Un_scaffold5147, whole genome shotgun sequence genomic DNA:
TTTATGGTCTGATAGAACTATAGGTGGTAATGTATTATTAGTGTTATTCAAATGCCCCTCTAAATAACGTATTACACACCATGGAACATTATTTTCCTCGCAAATATAGGCAATTTATAAAATATTCTAGCAGAAGATCTGTAAGTAAAATCAGATTTGTATTTCCTAGGTGATGATGATGGGCAGTTCACCAGTGGCGCAGGCGTTACTAATGAAAGGAGCGGATCCTAATATCGCCGACCGACACACTGGGACAACGCCGTTACACGATGCCGCCAGGATGGGCTTTTTGGACACGGTAGAGATCCTTGTCCAATTCCTCGCCGATCCGAATAGCCGGGACAATAGGAACTGCCGGCCAATCGATTTGGCGAGAGAAAGTGGACATCATAATGTCGTTGCGTTTCTGCAGGCTTTGTGAAATCAAAGATACGTTGTATTTATTTGTGTGACGATTTTATTGTATAGAATACTGATGTATATTCTAGACCCATTCATTTcttaaacactttttttctcGATAAAAAAAATAAGCTTTATTTATGCCTCTCAAAGAGTATTGCACTTATGCACTTAATCAACGGTTTGTTAATTAGGCTTAAGATTTATAAGTACatgtaacatttttgtttttagtgTTAAGTTGTAATTAGGCTATTTGGGTTTWYAAAAATATTAAATCATGTAATAATCACAGATAGACTGCTTTGGCGTTGCTATAGGAAAATATATACTCTGCCATATTGATAAGGTGAGGGATTTACTGAACCAAAAATAAAAGCACACAGGTATTGATACCTTCAATACACCCGTTTGAACTTTTGATTGGAGAAATMATTGTTTTTCTCAAAttgcattaggcctatatgatgaGTTTGTATCTTATTTTAGACTTGAACTCTTCTAAAATAACGAATTATTAGAAATCCAAAAGTAAAAATGTATGTGGGGTATGGATTTGTGTATTTTGATAATAATCKATAYTTGTTTATATTAAGACAAGTGTTATTGGACATTTGGAAATGGGTCTGGACTTCCTGTATATAAAGCTGATGATGTTTCGATTTTGAATAATTCCGAGAACATTGTTTCATGTCAAACCTAAAATTGGTTACTTCGATTCTGAATTATTTAAGTAGACCTACCTACTTAAATATGTATTAATTTAGGCTATAATTAAGTATTTATGGAGCTCAATTTGAAAACCATAAGTTTCGCTACAATGCATCGACATT
This region includes:
- the cdkn2a/b gene encoding cyclin-dependent kinase 4 inhibitor B gives rise to the protein MTMPLEDDLASAAATGNTDRVKILLQSGVDVNGVNCFGRTPLQVMMMGSSPVAQALLMKGADPNIADRHTGTTPLHDAARMGFLDTVEILVQFLADPNSRDNRNCRPIDLARESGHHNVVAFLQAL